A section of the Cololabis saira isolate AMF1-May2022 chromosome 16, fColSai1.1, whole genome shotgun sequence genome encodes:
- the tp53i3 gene encoding quinone oxidoreductase PIG3, with amino-acid sequence MSRILFTGRLLLGTSSKNARYKCFSGLARMMRAVCVDVPGGPENLVLRNVPRPEPKDGEVLIKVHAAALNRADLLQRRGLYPPPPGESGLLGLEVAGTVQSLGPGLKMGWKPDDRVMALLGGGGYAEYVPVREELVMPVPSNVPLREAAAIPEAWLTAFQLLELIAQVKEGEVVMVHAGASGVGTAAVQLARLLGAVPVVTAGSPEKLAVAQELGAAAGFNYKEERFAQGVHDFTGGKGANVILDCIGGSNWEQNVSCLAVDGRWVLYGTMGGRTVEGDLLGKLLSKRGLLLSSLLRSRSLQYKAELVKAFSQRVLPHFSAGSPSLRPVIDSSFSLEDVADAHRHMEANRNMGKIIINVVPQEDEPQGP; translated from the exons TAGGAACCTCCAGCAAAAAC GCTCGGTACAAGTGTTTCTCTGGGTTGGCGAGGATGATGCGAGCGGTGTGTGTCGATGTTCCCGGAGGCCCGGAGAACTTAGTCCTGAGAAACGTCCCGAGACCTGAACCGAAAGACGGAGAAGTGTTGATCAAAGTCCACGCGGCCGCCCTCAACCGGGCCGACCTGCTGCAG AGACGAGGCCTGTACCCGCCCCCGCCGGGAGAGAGCGGCCTCCTCGGCCTGGAGGTCGCCGGGACCGTCCAGTCTCTGGGTCCGGGCCTGAAGATGGGCTGGAAACCGGACGACCGGGTCATGGCCTTGCTCGGCGGCGGCGGATACGCCGAGTACGTTCCTGTGCGCGAGGAGCTGGTGATGCCGGTTCCCTCCAACGTCCCGCTGCGGGAGGCCGCCGCCATCCCGGAGGCCTGGCTCACCGCCTTCCAGCTGCTGGAACTCATAG CTCAGGTGAAGGAGGGAGAGGTGGTGATGGTCCACGCCGGAGCCAGCGGCGTCGGCACGGCCGCCGTCCAGCTGGCCCGGCTGCTCGGCGCCGTCCCCGTGGTCACGGCCGGGAGCCCAGAGAAGCTGGCGGTGGCGCAGGAGCTGGGCGCCGCCGCGGGATTCAACTACAAGGAAGAACGCTTCGCGCAGGGAGTCCACGACTTCACTGGAG GAAAAGGAGCAAACGTGATTCTGGACTGCATTGGTGGCTCCAACTGGGAACAGAATGTGAGCTGCTTGGCCGTGGACGGCCGGTGGGTTCTGTACGGCACCATGGGGGGCCGGACGGTGGAGGGAGACCTGCTGGGGAAGCTGCTGTCCAAGCGAGGCCTCCTGCTGAGCAGCCTGCTCCGATCCCGCAGCCTCCAG TACAAAGCGGAGCTGGTCAAGGCTTTTTCCCAGCGGGTTTTGCCGCATTTCTCGGCCGGTTCCCCGTCCTTGAGGCCGGTGATCGACAGCAGCTTCAGCCTGGAGGACGTAGCGGACGCTCACCGACACATGGAGGCCAACAGGAACATGGGAAAGATCATCATCAACGTGGTCCCGCAGGAGGACGAGCCTCAGGGGCCgtga